GGGTTTAGGGGTTCATATGGTTTTCGGAAGACACATTATTTTATGTGCGAGAAAATGAACAAaagtgtacatataaaaattattttcattattcaatatctTCTCGTGAGTTCCTCTTCTGCTTTGGTTGATCTCACTTTTTGAAATCATTCCATGGCAATAATAATCGTGGTTGTTTAGTATGCCGATTCTTGGTTGTTGAAGTCTATTTTTAAGTATCAAGATTCAAGAAGGTATTGGCTTGTCAAGGTCTCTATCTCTATGTAGTACTGGTAGTTATCCTGGCAAATCAAATAGATGCCTACACTTAACCAAGCAGAAGCATATTGCCCTTAAATATCAGTGATTGCTAGTAAGGAATTGTCAGATCAGATCGATTTGGCTTGAATGAGAGGCCTGAGAGCCATAGAGGTTTACAATCACTCGCTTTCGACCAGACTATAGGAACTTAAATCAAAACAGCAGTGAAGCGCCTAGACAAACAGGTTAGAACAAAGGCCATGCCCATAACAGGATGTATATTCATATAATTCATGCAAGTGATCACACTCAGAGTGAGACTTTTGGTAGCCACTTTGTAGATAAATCATTGAAAAGGGTGAAGTGGTTGTGTACCTTTCTTTCCAGTGTCTCCTTGAGGGTTGGTTTCCCTCATGATAGAATGAAGAGACTTGTCCACCAGTTTGTATTTTAGTTTCATGTTGGCTTCCCCATAGGAGAGAGAAGAAATCCTTCACTTGGGACCCTAAGCTTTCCAATATGATCTTGTGTAAACATGGATGCCCAAACTATATTTTCCACAGCATCTCTTATTTGATAATCAGGGACCAGCTGCAGACAGATAATACAATAGGAAATTGACATCTGCTGCAACTGGAGGTAATGATATATCATATTTCACCTGCTCAAGTAATACCTCATATATCTAATAGACTAATTAATAACCATATACAACCCTCATATATCTAATATTTAACCTGCAGGTTTAATAAGTGCTAGTTTAACCCTAGTTATTGATAAATCAGTGTAATACTGTGATATGCATTAGTGTCAACTGTAACCAGAAAGCGATTACACGGGGTATGTCTCCTGCTATTCACTAAATCTAATCAACGTGTGGAGTGGAATCTCAACATAGCATGTAGATGGATATAAAACACAAGGAGCCTGCCAATGTAGCAGTACTGCAATTATTTTGATTAATATCTACTCCAGAGCATTTCACACTTTTCTCAATCAATCTGCACTCATTCAAGAGCATAGTTGATGAAACTTCTGAAGATAAGTTTATCAGCACTTGTTTGATCATGTTACCACAGTCCAGACTCCAGAGAAAGCCGTAAGAGAAGAAACTGATCCACAATTTTAAATTCTCTGTATTTGAAGTTTCAACTTGTTCAATGCATCAAATTAAGGTACTTGAGTAAGCTTTGTCCATTATTAAGTGTCTTTCTTCTGAATGCTCATTCATCAAGGATACATCAGTTACTATTGCCTTTGTCTCCAAGTCTATAAACGTTTCTTCTCCTTACTCGCATTATGGAGATGCTGATGGGGATTGTCCAGGACCAAAGTCCCCCGTTCCACGTGGCTTTACTGTCGAAAACACACTTAAGATGATAATGATAGAGGAAACTAGCAAGTACACCAACATGGATGGCTTATAAGTGGGAGGATCTGGCAACCTAACAGCCTCATGGAAAAACAGTCAGAATTACTCGGGTGACAAAACTTGATCCTAGGAATGTATTTATCTTCTCCAGAGTTTATGTAAGATGCTGGCAAACAGTAGCATTCTACAAAAACACCAAAAATTACCTGCAACTTATCTATAATGCTGGCTAGCTATCAAACAGGAAACATGATATTAGTTGAAGTTGTGGATCAGACCTGCAATTTGTACTCATTTCATCAAGCTGTCATAAGTTGATTTTCTTCACAGGTCAAGCAGATACAAATTGACTGCAATCAgcaaaaacaagaaacaaaggaatttttttaaatcaattatAAGGATATCACAATGGTCCTGGATCATTACTTCAATCTTCCTTAAGTTAGCAACTACTGCAGCTGAGATGGGCTACCTAACATAATAGAGAATTATAGTTTTTGTATCACAAGATCAACTTGATTGTCAAGCATAAATTGATTGTTAAATTATATGTTTGCTCCATTGGGATCCGACAAAATATTTCCAATAGTCCTTTCCATTCAGTATGGAACCTTCACAACAAACACCAGGTAAATTACTAACATAGTAGACatgattagaaaaaaaatattaacttCATTATCCTCTGGAGAGAGAGTGCACGGGCATGAACATGTTAAAGCATGGAAAAACCGATTGAATTCATGCACACCTGACAAACACAGTATCTTAAAACAGGACGTGCACATTGCCACCCTAAACACCATATTCAGATGTATGTGCAAAACTAGTACTATACGATGATAAAAGAAATAACCATTTCTGCTCAAATGTCTACAGAACTTATATAACAATTTCACACATGTACCTCTGTGCAATGACTAAGATGGGATACGGGACCCCCAGTCCCCCATGACATTTTTGGCCACTTGGTTTGAACTTGACAGGCCATAGCCATCCGAAGTTTGTATCTATCTCTGTGGATCCCTCTGTCCACCTTCCTTGTGAGCACTTGAGTCTTTCAGATAGTATTTGACATCTTATTCATAAATATTCATAAATATTAGACTACCGAGGGAAAGAAGAGCTTCTGTCACACTCTCTTAGCAAAAAGAATTGGATCAAAGCTCGAGTTTTATTGAGGACGATCACAAGATGAAGGTATGGAAAATACTCCAGTCCCTTGATATATATCCTTGAAACACCTTAAACTGTTTCAAATAATGTATAAGTTGATATTATTGCATGCCTATGCTGCAGTTACTAGGATGGATGCATCGAAAGTTTCGTCAGAATAGCGGGGAACCTGTTTTCCTAATTGGTAAGCTGTGTTTTGTGACCTGCATCTTTCTTCTGTGCGTTCCTCTTAACCAGAACAAATGGCCATCAACATGAGAAAAGAACCTGAGGCATAAAAACAAtgtgcatgcatgcatttacTGGAAGGTCATACAATAGATGCACTTATGTGGCTAAAACATGTAGGCTGAAGTTTGCTAGTACAACCAGAATGGCAAGACAATAAAACTTCCACAACCCTAATAAGAAATAGTCCAAGCAAGAATTTTGTAAATGACAGTACAGAATGTACAGCTTAGAATCATGACATAAGGTTCCTTACATTTCTTTTTTGTGTCAGAGCGTTCTTGTGCTTGTCTTGCAGGGCAGCCATCACTTGATGATCAACAATACTATCCAAAGGCCAATTATGGCACCAAACCCTTTAAGCAAGGCCAGAGAGACCATCAGCTTCGAAATTCTTTTGCTGGTCTAGACTCAGCTAAGGTGGATCAAGAAGATTACTATGAAGAGGAAGCCTCTGCTGCAGCATCTGAGCTCTTCCACGGCTTTCTTGCGATTGGTACCTTTGGCTCAGACCAAGTCATCACCGAGCCATCAACACCAACAATGGCCATGTCTGTGGAGAATATAACTGAAAAAGAGACTGAGGCCACTGAGAATGAACTAAAGCTCATAAATGATGAGTTGGAGAAGGTGCTCATAGCTGAAGCAAGGGATGAAATCAGCAATGCTTCATCTGGAAGGAACAGCCATGTTAGCAACGGAAGAAGTAGTCATGGCAGCACCATTACACTAAGCGGTAAGATGCTAGAAGTCCCAGAAAGCAATGGGATTAATGGAACTACAGTCTGTCCACTCCAGGGTTATCTTTTTGGCTCAGCATATGAGTTGTCAGAAAAAACAACAGTACCAAAGAAGGAGCAGAGGACATCTCTTGGTGAGCTGTTTCAGAAGAGTAAATTAATCGAAGAGAAGGAGAAGCGAGCAGATCAGAAAGAAGCTGATAAGTCTTCAATGAAAAAGAAGCTCATTAAAAAAGTGCTTCACATGAATGCTTCTTCTCGGAGCTCTGCAGCAGCTAATGATGCTGGTTCAGCAGAAACAAAACTGAATAAGGTAGCTCTAATCCAATGAAACCCCTCCCTACTGAAAACTACTTCTTtctggattatatatattggtcATCATGAAACACAGAGAATTGAGCTTTAAGAATATTGGAAACAATAATGGTAATTGACTGAATGAGTAACATTTTAGTGCTCTTTGATAGGAACATTAATAGAAAGTAACTACCATGATATATAGTTATGCACAGCCCCCTTAGAATGACTCAAATTTTGCAATACGAGTAGTCGAGTACCTATAGACAATGGTTTTAGAATACTTGCTGTTAAAGTTGTTGCATTAGACATTTCCTATATTATGTGCATGTGTTGACGTTACACGCCTCAAAAGAGGCAATGTAAACTGAAATAATGTGGTGTTGAATGTAGATCCTTCAGATGTTCCACAGAAAAGTCCATCCAGAAAACTCAACTGCTGGGGAAAAATCTGGAAAGTATCAAAAgagggaaaagaaaaagagaatgaGCAGTGATGGGATCTGCAACCATGGACAGCAGGTCCTCCCAGATGATCAAGACATCATGTTATACCCTGAACAAGTCTTTTCATCAAACCAGCGCATGCGACGCTACAAGAGCCAATCTAACCCGCCCCAGTTTGCACTTGGTGGCCTTGATTCAAATGGGAACAAGGAGCAGTGGATCAAAACTGATGCAGACTGTAAGTAAACTATGCACTTTATATAACTATACACCATGGGACAGTAAATGGTAGACTGTCATAATAACAAAAATCACACAAATCAGTATAAAATTGGATTGTATATCTCTACCCTAAGTCCCTAACTATGACTCTAAATGTTGCCTATGGTTTCTCAATCCTATTTCTGTTGCGTTTGATGTAGACTTAGTCCTGGAGCTGTAAGAGGGCTGAAAGCAAGATGGATTATCGGAATTGTCACGCCTGATTTTTATCAGTGGATTCATATATTACTACTGTTTGTTAGTCATTGTAATAATGATCAAAGAGCAGGAGTGGAACCAGATAAATAAAAGAAGTCCtcttatatatttggtgaATGTAAAATATAAGATCATGTACTTGTGCTATTGATCACGGCGTATGAAACTTTTGTAATCGGAACTAAATCATTACCAGATGCTTGTAATAAACATGTAATGCAATTTGTGAACTGCTTTGTTCAAACCCCCAAATTCCGGTAAATACTTACGAGACTCATGAATCATGATGATGCTCCATCTCCTTTCCCTGCAACGGGAAGACACCGCCGCTTTGCAAAAGGGCCGAGTTTTTATCAGTTAAAATTACTCACACTCGAACAATCTCAGCAGGAGGAGAACCTACGCAAGATGCTCCTTCatctttcttggcctggcctcaTATATAAATTCCTCTTTTTAAGCCTCCCGATCTTCATGACTCACAATTAGATCACATTTTATTCTTTGGTTTCATGTTTTTACATTGAAATAATAAAAGCTATTACCTCAACCACAATACTGATGCCCATAACATTCTTGGTGTCAGTAATAATGCTAAATCTGATATATGGACTGCACAACCGGGTAATctatagacaaaattgatctTAGAAACTCTCAGGTTGGGCAAGTGACTGAAAAAGAGTGATCAAAAGGAAGCAGCTGGGTCATTTTTTCCCAAGGAAATTCGATGATCAGTTGTCAGTTGCCACATGATCAAAACTAATCGACTCTTTTCTACACATTCAGAGATAACAGTCATTTTCATCTGTGATTTTTGCTTTGTCCAAGCGCAACAAATGTTGTAACTACTAGTATTTGTAGAAACACTTTTCGAAACACTTGTTGGTGATGGGCAAACACTCTGGATTTGGCAAATGAATCCTCACATTGTATACAAGGAACAATTACAGACTGTATGACACTTTCTGAACTCATTTTACTTGTAATGGTTTTCTTGTACATGTTTCTTATAACTTTACCAATAAATCTCACAGAACACAAGTATAATACTGAAATAATTCCAATTTGAAAGCACCACTAGCATGTACCGTCCATGTAATTTACCAGCAATTCCTGGACCATACCTCTATCCGGCATCCTCCCTGCAGCACCATAAATGGGAGCGAGCCCTCCGCTTATGGGACCTGGATTTTCTTTGACCTGGAAAATGTGAGGGTTAAAATAaggattaaagacttaaatGGCATTTGTGATGTGATCAAATGGTAAAGATGGTTTAACTTTATATAAAGGTGGAGCAAGAATCACTTACAATTTTCACAGATTCCCTTAGATCGCTTAGAAAGTCTTGGAGAATAGGCACATGTTGAAGTGTCATACATATATGAATACTGATACAAGAatatcaaagaaaagaaatgattTCAGGATTGATTCGTGAATTGGTTGATGAGCTAAATCATGACTACGTCAAAAGACCCCATATATGACAGACGGAGTGAGTTAACAATCCACCCGTCATTGCTCATTTTTTGGATGCATGCTAAAAGAGAGGTTATTTCCACAAATCATGACATGGTGCTCGTGTGTTTCATGCATAAACAGAACCTACCTGTTAGGTCTTTGCAATGCATTCAAGTGCCAGCCTTTAGATGACATGATATCATTGACCTCAAATATATCAACAACATTAGATCCAAATGCCACAACTGTCATGTCTGGCCTTCCAATGATGAACAACTCAGAAATTTCCTCTATCCTGCAACAAAGCGGCCATATTTTTAGTGGAAGAATACCCCTGCTTGCTATCAGCAAATCAAAGACAAATAACTTTACAAATGAGACGGGTAAAATAATACCCTTTCTGAAGTCTTTTTGATACTTCCATGATAGACCTTGTGTTTTCCAAGTATCCTACAGATTGgtgaaacaaaataaaacgGAATCATTCACCTGGCAAGGACttaatgaaattttcaaataagAAGAACCTTTAACCATGTTTCTTACCTTCCTCCCCCAAAGCCATCATAGCTGCCCAAGCCCCAGCTATTAGGCTCCCAGGTCTACTTCCAGCCATGGTTGGAGATACATACAGCCCTCCTGACCACTCCGTAACTGCAAGATGGACACAGAAGACCATAAGCACAAATTTCAAAAGTGCCCATTGTATCAAAATCCATAACTTGATTCAGCAATGATTAAACACACTATCCCGCTTATACACCATTGTCTTTTCTCTTTAGCAAACTAGGATCAATGAAAACATCCAATGTCCACTACTTTTGCATGTGATAAGCTTCTATCATGAGGCGAGTAGTAAATAATCCAAATAATCCAGCATGTTACAGCTGAAGCTATTACAAAGGTTTGTTGCTCCCCCATTATCCATAACTATTATCTAGTCATCTATTTGATGCCATTAGTAAACACACGACTAGTGTCCATGTCAAACTTTGGCTTTTCAACGGAagcataataattttttttaaaattgaaaatactCAATTTTGTTGCTGGATATTGCTTGCTCGTACAAAAACTTACCAGCCACAAATTGATGCTGATGGAAGATAGAAAGTCATACAAACCCAGCATTCCAATGAACCAATATGACATGAAAAGGAAAGCATATCAGGGAGGTTCTAATCAAATGTAAATCAATGTTAGTATCTTCAATTCGGAACAGCATAAATAGATAACCTTTCTAATTTCATGGTTTCTGTACAGAACTATGCTTGTTCCTTTCGGAGCCAACCCATATTTATGCACATCAGCTGATATTGATGTCACTCCTTTAACTGAAAAATCAAATGGTGGAATTGGATACCTGCGAAAGGTGAATaaataaaagataagaaaGTAATTCGTGTCTCGTAGATACATGCCATGTATAATTGGGAGAACAAGAAATCAACTGAACTTGCAGAACAATCAATAAAAGCCTGGGCTACTCTAATATTGGGATTTGTAGGTCATAAAATGATGTGCACAAGTCGCTTACAGATTATGcagtcaaatatatataaacaaattcTCGATATCAACTGCAGCTCTGAATACTTCTAAtgacaaggaaagaaaagacagATCATACACTCTCTCACCTATGAAGCTAAACAGAACAAACACTAAATTTAAGCATGGGCCAGCCATACATGATACACATTAGAGTAGCTGTAAATTGTGTAGCCCAGCGAACTAACTACCATGATCATGAGCATAACTAAATTCTAGCCCATCCTCTAGAGTACAACACAGAAAATGTTACGTGAATAAGTCCATATAGTTCCAAATtttcaacattaacttaactACTGCTCTCCACCTATTAATACCACTGGTTTTTTGAAAGCTTCCATACATTAACATTAGTCATTTACAAGCATATTAAGGCCAACAACAAAGACATCAGTCAAAACCATCAAAAAGTAAATCAAACCAGACATACCCAAGCTTTTGAGCAAAAGGTAGAACAAATCCCCCAAGACAAAGGTCAACATGGAGACAGATATCATAACTAGAAGCTAATTGACCCAGCTCCTGCAAAAGAAATTCCCATTGTTGTCATGTAAGATCATATTCTGTTGTCAACATGTTTCTCACACTTCCTCCAGGAAATAATTAAATACCTCAATAGGATCAACAATACCATGAGGAAAACCAGGTGCAGATCCAACAATCTACAGCATCAACAAATCCAGGTTAATTTAACTGGTAAACAAAAAtgcagaatttttttttttctttcaggtCAAATCAGATTACAGAGTTCAACTACAGTACACATCCATTATATAAAGGGTGCATACAAAAGACAAAGGAATGATATAATCATACATACCAAAACGGTGTTTCGATTGATGAATTTTCTGATGGCGCTGACATCTGCTTGGAACTCTTTATCTACAGGGACACGCCAGAGCTTGATGTTAAAATATTGTGCAGCCTTGTCGTATGCTGAATGAGCAGATTCAGGTATTATCCTAAGCTTGGAAATAAAATGAGTTATATAAACATCTCTAACATGCATGCTAGACCAGTAAATAAGAAGTATAACTGGAATTTAACATACATTTCAGGATTTCTAATCCCCTTCCTAGCTTTCATATAATCACGTGATGTTTTCACAGCTAGTAATATACTTTCAGTTCCTCCCGATGTCATGTTTCCACATATTTGTCCTCCAGAGGACTTTGTTTTACTTCCAAGCATTGCAGCTGTCATAGCAACCACTTCTGCTTCAAACCGTACGACACTCTGGAATACATCCATATGTAATGGATTGGTATGTGCAAACCTGATAACCAAATCAAGCCACATTAGCCAAATATACATGTGAAGAGGGAAGAGTCGGAAGATTGAGAGAGGAACGACTTTTATTAGATATAGAAAATGTTGCAGCCCTAGCTATGAAGCAAATGCAGTGTAAGACATGTTCTTTACACACATAATCATAACAGTATCATAATAAACAAAGAACCCTATTGATTAAGAATCCAAAGAAGTAGATTTGAAAAGCCTGAGCAAGTTCAACTACTTATACCAAGGATCCGTTATATCATAAgggatttgtttttttattaattccATTGGATCAAAAACAAACCTTATAAGCCAAATCACAAGTGACAAGTGTAAAAGTGAATCAAGACTTGGAACCCTAAAGTGTTTATCCCCGAATTACATCTGGTATTTCTTTTTCTACAACCAAGTTCTAAGCAGTATGTGTATAGCTGTTAAGACTAATAACAGTAGAGGGCCACTCACAACAAGTTGCATGTATTgtagatgtaaaaaaaaaaatcgtacTTACATTGAGCAAGCCTCATTAATAAGAGAAAAATGTCCTTCAAATTCACTTCCACCAATATATCTGGATTCAAAAACAAAGCTCAATCAAAGAAGGATACATAAACAGATAACTATGTATAGTGAAGGTGTTACACTTGAGCATGACACAGACACACCAAACCCTCAAATGCCTTTGATTGTACTAACAAATAAATGTCTAAAATTACTTGACCCACAGTGATTCAGTGATATCTGTATCAGCCCCACAATTGAAATTCCGCTTGGTTATGTATGAATGGAATTTTGCTAAAGAAAATTTACGAAACATACACTGTACCAGAGCATTTGCCTTGCCAAGCCAcatcttttctcttctcctctttcatcTGGTCCAAAACTCCCACTCCCAACCCTGCGCCGGGCAATTCACTTCTCCAACTCTCTCTTTTAGAATTACCCCCAGACTGTAACTTATCCACCACCTGCTtgcccaacaacaacaacaacaacacgcCCACCAAATCAACAGAATGTCATTTTCTCCatgacattaaaaaaaaaaaaaaaactcatctcCCCCAATTAAATCCCCTTCTGGTATTCAAAAACAGTATCAAAATCTGCACTTGCATtctgtaaaaaataaaaaaaaactaaagccTAAGGGGCCCAATTCAGCAACCTTGTTACTGAAATATTAAATTCAAGAGATGCACAACTCGCTGGGGCTGCATTTAAAGCTCATCTATACATtagaatcaatcaatcaaacaaacaaacaaaaacaaaatgccGCGAAAACTTTCAAAGGTCACCTTTTGCTTCTCAGCGTCTATGTACTTCTTCACTCCCGGAACCAGCCT
This is a stretch of genomic DNA from Argentina anserina chromosome 4, drPotAnse1.1, whole genome shotgun sequence. It encodes these proteins:
- the LOC126791809 gene encoding protein LAZY 1-like, which gives rise to MLQLLGWMHRKFRQNSGEPVFLIGQPSLDDQQYYPKANYGTKPFKQGQRDHQLRNSFAGLDSAKVDQEDYYEEEASAAASELFHGFLAIGTFGSDQVITEPSTPTMAMSVENITEKETEATENELKLINDELEKVLIAEARDEISNASSGRNSHVSNGRSSHGSTITLSGKMLEVPESNGINGTTVCPLQGYLFGSAYELSEKTTVPKKEQRTSLGELFQKSKLIEEKEKRADQKEADKSSMKKKLIKKVLHMNASSRSSAAANDAGSAETKLNKILQMFHRKVHPENSTAGEKSGKYQKREKKKRMSSDGICNHGQQVLPDDQDIMLYPEQVFSSNQRMRRYKSQSNPPQFALGGLDSNGNKEQWIKTDADYLVLEL
- the LOC126790249 gene encoding sphingosine-1-phosphate lyase; its protein translation is MESSSAKSFLLDARASANSFLHRYEPLVLVSAPLIALVVASTLQSVISGVQEKGVKATLLALFMGFIKLVPGVKKYIDAEKQKVVDKLQSGGNSKRESWRSELPGAGLGVGVLDQMKEEKRKDVAWQGKCSGTVYIGGSEFEGHFSLINEACSMFAHTNPLHMDVFQSVVRFEAEVVAMTAAMLGSKTKSSGGQICGNMTSGGTESILLAVKTSRDYMKARKGIRNPEMIIPESAHSAYDKAAQYFNIKLWRVPVDKEFQADVSAIRKFINRNTVLIVGSAPGFPHGIVDPIEELGQLASSYDICLHVDLCLGGFVLPFAQKLGYPIPPFDFSVKGVTSISADVHKYGLAPKGTSIVLYRNHEIRKHQFVAVTEWSGGLYVSPTMAGSRPGSLIAGAWAAMMALGEEGYLENTRSIMEVSKRLQKGIEEISELFIIGRPDMTVVAFGSNVVDIFEVNDIMSSKGWHLNALQRPNSIHICMTLQHVPILQDFLSDLRESVKIVKENPGPISGGLAPIYGAAGRMPDRGMVQELLVNYMDGTC